A part of Hippea maritima DSM 10411 genomic DNA contains:
- a CDS encoding amino acid--tRNA ligase-related protein: MFGRIVKKGKNSTLVFIDGQIINLPFETKHSEGDIIDNKDNLILRCKNKKPLKNLEENFAYYTQKFSILKTIREFFLNRGFTEVLTPKLKESIIHETNINYIKTSAGFLTSSPEVEIKKLLSLGFDKLFELSFAYRNDHKDKLHKKEFLILEWYELFSKPTQVIERLIELIKHLNGSDLLKYKDLPINLTQIEYIKYSEAFKQFAGIDIEHDRLSSLKKRFNIEGELDRWEIADAIFSLKIEKQLGVKHPTVIYNFPKERAALSKVEGGYAKRFELYIAGIELANCYDEENNSNEIRKRFKKNDISFIEALEFGIPPSSGIAVGIDRLIMILLNRDRIW; this comes from the coding sequence GTGTTTGGTAGAATAGTAAAAAAAGGCAAAAATTCAACATTAGTCTTTATAGACGGACAAATCATCAACCTCCCTTTTGAAACAAAACATTCAGAGGGAGACATAATAGACAACAAAGACAACCTCATCCTAAGGTGCAAAAATAAAAAACCTCTAAAAAATTTAGAGGAGAACTTCGCTTATTATACACAAAAATTTTCAATCCTAAAAACCATAAGGGAATTTTTTCTAAATAGAGGCTTTACTGAGGTGCTTACACCAAAACTAAAAGAGTCAATAATACACGAAACAAACATAAACTACATAAAAACATCGGCTGGCTTTCTTACAAGTTCGCCAGAGGTTGAGATAAAAAAACTCTTAAGCCTTGGGTTTGATAAACTCTTTGAGCTATCCTTTGCATACAGGAATGATCACAAAGACAAACTGCACAAAAAGGAGTTTTTGATCCTTGAATGGTATGAGCTCTTTTCAAAACCAACACAGGTAATTGAAAGGCTTATTGAACTTATAAAACATTTAAACGGATCAGATTTGCTTAAATACAAAGACTTGCCAATAAACCTGACGCAGATAGAATACATTAAATACAGTGAGGCATTCAAACAGTTTGCGGGTATCGACATAGAGCATGACAGATTAAGCTCACTCAAAAAACGGTTTAATATCGAAGGAGAACTGGATAGATGGGAGATAGCAGATGCAATATTCTCTTTAAAAATAGAAAAACAACTCGGGGTTAAACACCCCACGGTGATATACAATTTCCCAAAAGAAAGGGCTGCACTTTCTAAAGTAGAAGGCGGTTATGCCAAAAGATTTGAGTTATACATAGCGGGCATTGAGCTTGCGAATTGCTATGACGAAGAAAACAACTCAAACGAGATAAGAAAAAGATTCAAAAAAAACGATATCTCCTTCATAGAAGCCTTAGAGTTCGGCATACCCCCATCATCAGGCATCGCAGTAGGCATAGACAGACTTATAATGATTTTGTTGAACAGGGATCGCATATGGTAA
- the gmhA gene encoding D-sedoheptulose 7-phosphate isomerase, with the protein MKKEAFLQAISQLKELLDSLDFELIRSISENIALSIKNGGKVLICGNGGSAADAQHMAAEFVNRFLKERKPLPAIALTVDSSVLTSIANDYDFNDVFAKQVEAIGNEGDILIGISTSGNSENVFNALSVAKDKGMKTIGFLGKDGGKILPLCDYAIVVKSNSTPRIQEIHEFVMHTICQMVEDELF; encoded by the coding sequence ATGAAAAAAGAAGCTTTTTTGCAAGCAATAAGCCAACTAAAAGAGCTTTTAGATAGTTTGGATTTTGAGCTTATAAGGAGTATATCGGAAAATATAGCATTGTCTATCAAAAACGGAGGTAAGGTTTTGATTTGCGGAAATGGGGGCTCTGCTGCTGATGCTCAGCATATGGCGGCTGAATTTGTTAATAGGTTTTTAAAAGAAAGAAAGCCTTTGCCAGCTATTGCCTTAACTGTAGACTCTTCTGTTCTTACTAGTATAGCAAACGATTACGATTTTAACGATGTATTTGCCAAACAGGTTGAGGCAATTGGTAATGAGGGTGATATTTTGATAGGCATTAGCACTTCAGGAAACTCAGAAAATGTTTTTAATGCCCTTAGTGTGGCAAAGGATAAAGGAATGAAAACTATTGGTTTTTTGGGTAAAGATGGGGGGAAGATATTGCCTCTATGCGATTATGCGATAGTTGTGAAATCAAACTCCACACCGAGGATTCAGGAGATTCATGAATTTGTTATGCATACTATTTGTCAGATGGTGGAAGATGAGTTGTTCTAA
- the xerA gene encoding site-specific tyrosine recombinase/integron integrase, protein MSTVINEFEEYLNSKYSSKNTIKAYLTDTQEFLKNTKGFDRDDVEVFLVKLFDRGLSSSTITRKLASLSIFFEFLKLKGKVRINPLRVIDKPKQKKMLPKFLEVDDVVALLEGIKDKRDRALFELIYSSSLRASEALGLDINDIDFENLRIRIRRKGGKVVYVPISQRAALFLKDYLKDRKEGPLFLNRYGKRLSDRYLRRLIKKYALSSIFKDVSPHTLRHSKATHLLNSGMDIRLLQRLLGHSSIKATQIYTHLNLKELAQTYDSTHPLAKDDG, encoded by the coding sequence ATGTCTACTGTGATAAATGAATTTGAGGAATATCTGAACTCAAAGTATAGTTCAAAAAACACTATAAAGGCATATCTAACCGACACACAGGAGTTTCTAAAAAACACAAAAGGCTTTGACAGGGATGATGTTGAGGTATTTTTGGTTAAACTGTTTGACAGGGGTCTATCTTCCTCTACAATAACAAGAAAACTTGCCTCATTAAGCATCTTCTTTGAATTTTTAAAACTCAAGGGTAAGGTAAGGATAAACCCTTTAAGGGTAATAGATAAGCCGAAACAGAAAAAGATGCTCCCTAAATTTTTAGAGGTCGACGATGTTGTTGCTTTACTTGAAGGTATAAAGGATAAAAGGGATAGAGCATTATTTGAATTAATCTATTCCAGTTCATTAAGGGCAAGTGAGGCTTTAGGCTTAGATATAAATGATATAGATTTTGAAAATCTAAGGATACGTATAAGAAGGAAAGGTGGTAAAGTTGTATATGTGCCAATAAGTCAAAGGGCGGCACTTTTTCTTAAAGATTATTTGAAAGATAGGAAAGAAGGTCCGCTATTTTTAAACAGGTATGGCAAAAGATTGTCTGATAGATATTTAAGAAGACTTATAAAAAAATATGCCTTAAGTAGTATTTTTAAAGATGTTTCGCCACACACCTTAAGGCATTCAAAAGCTACCCATCTTTTGAATAGTGGCATGGATATAAGGTTACTTCAGAGGCTTTTGGGTCATTCATCCATTAAGGCAACCCAGATTTATACCCACTTAAATTTGAAAGAGCTTGCTCAGACATATGATTCCACACATCCCTTAGCAAAAGATGATGGATAA
- a CDS encoding GGDEF domain-containing protein, translating into MNRKNLFSNSIVKENAFYMILMGMVVGLIFIPLSIYILNLPENKILSVSFLVATILSGILVGLVSFFIVKLTILKKLEEFKNNIEIITKNIFNYQVGKVQSISECTNCYIKISSQDIVGDLAIKYNALVRIIRGQFWQHELVEKFSSLLNKITTTAELNQKTSVFFSEELELLGCEIYRLSNDGSLVLECSRNIHTTITQNKQNSMLDIIDGSKIISIKKDEAEVVEFGTGNIKTAQVTYFPLKYAKHTWLFVFYSNYYLSKERKILIERILNEYKFAYESAEMYEKTQQMAAYDELTGLYNRRFGMIRLKEEYKRSLRTEQCLCLIMFDVDHFKKINDTYGHQAGDYILSSVSKILKSNFRTEDVVLRYGGEEFLCAMSNSDKENAVKKAEEIRKIIQETQFKWRDVPIKITISAGVSRIDIKNGEQKSIEQLIKEADEALYIAKRSGRNKIVTFNPHCKT; encoded by the coding sequence ATGAACAGAAAAAATCTATTTTCGAACAGCATAGTTAAAGAAAATGCCTTTTATATGATACTAATGGGGATGGTAGTTGGATTAATATTTATCCCTCTATCTATTTATATACTTAATCTACCCGAGAATAAAATATTATCTGTTTCGTTCCTTGTAGCCACAATACTATCGGGTATATTGGTCGGTCTTGTATCTTTTTTTATAGTAAAACTTACCATATTAAAAAAACTTGAGGAATTTAAAAACAATATAGAGATAATTACAAAAAACATATTCAACTATCAAGTTGGCAAGGTTCAATCAATATCAGAGTGTACAAATTGTTACATAAAAATATCCTCCCAAGACATAGTGGGCGATTTGGCAATCAAATACAACGCGCTGGTTAGAATTATAAGGGGGCAGTTCTGGCAACATGAGTTAGTAGAAAAATTCTCATCTCTATTAAATAAAATCACAACAACAGCAGAATTAAACCAAAAAACATCCGTGTTTTTTTCAGAAGAACTTGAGCTTTTAGGTTGTGAAATATATAGACTTTCGAATGATGGGTCTTTAGTTTTAGAATGCTCACGCAACATTCATACAACAATAACACAAAACAAACAAAACTCGATGCTGGACATCATAGATGGGTCTAAAATAATAAGCATAAAAAAGGATGAAGCAGAAGTTGTAGAATTCGGAACTGGCAACATAAAAACCGCTCAAGTTACTTATTTTCCATTGAAATACGCAAAACACACATGGTTATTTGTTTTTTACAGCAACTATTATCTATCCAAAGAGAGAAAGATATTAATAGAGAGAATATTAAACGAATACAAGTTTGCATATGAAAGTGCAGAGATGTATGAAAAAACGCAGCAAATGGCAGCATATGATGAACTCACAGGGCTATATAATAGGCGCTTCGGTATGATAAGATTAAAAGAAGAATACAAAAGGTCATTAAGAACTGAACAATGCCTATGCTTAATAATGTTTGATGTAGACCACTTCAAAAAAATAAACGACACCTACGGACACCAGGCAGGCGATTACATACTTTCATCGGTAAGTAAAATATTAAAATCAAACTTCAGAACAGAGGATGTAGTTTTAAGGTATGGGGGAGAGGAGTTTCTTTGTGCCATGAGTAATTCAGATAAAGAAAATGCAGTTAAAAAGGCCGAAGAGATAAGAAAAATAATTCAAGAAACTCAATTTAAATGGAGAGATGTACCAATAAAGATAACTATATCTGCCGGCGTGAGTAGAATTGACATAAAAAACGGTGAGCAAAAAAGTATAGAACAGCTAATAAAGGAGGCCGATGAAGCCCTTTATATAGCAAAAAGAAGTGGTAGGAATAAAATTGTAACCTTTAACCCTCATTGTAAAACATGA
- the rfaE2 gene encoding D-glycero-beta-D-manno-heptose 1-phosphate adenylyltransferase, producing the protein MSCSNKVLNWDELRAVIEKLKKGKKIIGFTNGCFDILHAGHVSYLNKAKDMVDVLIVGLNSDSSVRKLKGDGRPINSQDDRALVLAALSSVDYVVVFYEDTPAKLIELIIPDVLIKGADWKEKGVAGADIVEKHGGRVEFIEFLNGRSTTNTIKRIIDVYCDK; encoded by the coding sequence ATGAGTTGTTCTAATAAGGTATTAAATTGGGATGAGCTTAGAGCTGTAATCGAGAAATTGAAAAAAGGCAAAAAGATTATAGGTTTTACAAACGGTTGTTTTGATATACTGCATGCCGGACATGTCAGCTACCTGAATAAAGCTAAAGATATGGTTGATGTGCTTATTGTGGGCCTGAATTCGGATAGTTCGGTTAGAAAGCTAAAAGGGGATGGTCGACCCATAAATAGTCAAGACGATAGGGCATTGGTGCTTGCTGCTCTTAGTAGTGTTGACTATGTAGTTGTTTTTTATGAGGATACGCCAGCCAAGCTTATAGAGCTTATTATTCCAGATGTTTTGATAAAGGGTGCAGATTGGAAAGAGAAGGGTGTTGCAGGTGCAGATATTGTAGAAAAGCATGGAGGAAGGGTTGAGTTTATCGAATTTCTAAATGGTCGCTCAACAACAAACACCATTAAAAGGATTATAGATGTCTACTGTGATAAATGA
- the tilS gene encoding tRNA lysidine(34) synthetase TilS yields MDEHLKKLEAFAKEHKLLSEKLKIGVAVSGGPDSVFMLMLLNTLAQKYTLELAVLHFNHKLREEAEDEEIFVGKLASSLGLKFLKAEYDVGAFSRQNKLSIEDGARRKRYEFFYESKTKLNLDVIATGHTKDDVAETLLMNLIRGSSTDGLSSLKPKRGFFIRPILCFEKQEILNFLNKNNIQYKIDNSNADTYFKRNKIRAELLPLLKNINPNIVDTLFRSSLILAEDSSYLKKKAEVEFIKSTKITADKVIIDINNINTSKAILKRVLNMAIKRLLNSEYNLSFRNTERLTKVFTEDKNLSLRKLIKAYRKNDKLIIEKL; encoded by the coding sequence ATGGACGAACACTTAAAGAAATTAGAGGCGTTCGCAAAGGAACATAAACTTTTATCAGAAAAACTAAAGATAGGTGTAGCAGTATCTGGAGGACCAGATTCTGTATTCATGCTGATGCTTCTTAATACGCTTGCTCAAAAATACACATTAGAATTAGCTGTTCTGCATTTTAATCATAAACTCAGAGAAGAGGCTGAAGATGAGGAAATCTTTGTCGGGAAATTGGCAAGCTCCTTAGGTCTAAAGTTCTTAAAAGCTGAATATGATGTTGGAGCCTTTTCAAGGCAAAACAAACTCTCTATAGAAGATGGTGCAAGAAGAAAAAGATATGAATTTTTCTATGAATCTAAAACAAAACTAAATCTTGATGTTATAGCAACAGGCCACACCAAAGACGATGTTGCAGAAACACTACTAATGAACCTAATCAGAGGAAGTTCTACAGACGGTTTATCATCCTTAAAGCCTAAGAGGGGATTTTTTATTCGACCCATACTCTGCTTTGAGAAGCAGGAAATATTAAACTTTCTAAACAAAAACAACATACAGTACAAGATAGACAACTCAAATGCAGACACATATTTTAAAAGAAACAAAATTAGGGCTGAGCTTTTACCTCTACTAAAAAATATCAACCCCAACATAGTTGATACGCTTTTCAGAAGCTCACTAATACTTGCAGAGGACAGTTCTTATTTGAAGAAAAAGGCCGAGGTAGAATTTATAAAATCAACAAAAATAACAGCCGACAAGGTTATAATAGACATAAACAACATAAACACCTCAAAGGCTATACTAAAGAGGGTTCTAAATATGGCCATAAAGAGACTCCTAAACTCAGAATACAACCTAAGCTTCCGCAACACAGAAAGGCTAACTAAAGTATTCACAGAAGACAAAAATCTAAGTCTAAGAAAACTCATAAAGGCTTACAGAAAAAACGATAAGTTAATTATTGAGAAGTTATGA
- a CDS encoding TIGR00282 family metallophosphoesterase, whose translation MPIRILFIGDIVGKPGRRTFKALIEEVKSSVGADFVIVNVENSADGFGITKKIYDELSPYVDVMSGGNHSWDKDEVLKEIDNMDKLLRPINLSVFAPGRGFIIKNINGVSIMVVNAIGRVFMEPCDNPFLILDEVAERYANIKIKIVDFHAEATSEKEALGWHLDGKFSAILGTHTHVQTADERVLPKGTAYITDVGMTGCHDGVLGFGYKEAVDRFLTGIKKRLKVCKTNLRLNGCVVEVDEESGRALSIKRINLPYESKT comes from the coding sequence ATGCCAATTAGGATTCTTTTTATAGGTGACATAGTAGGAAAGCCTGGAAGAAGAACATTTAAGGCCCTCATAGAGGAGGTAAAATCCTCTGTGGGGGCCGATTTTGTTATAGTGAATGTTGAGAATTCTGCTGATGGCTTTGGTATTACAAAAAAGATTTATGATGAGTTAAGTCCTTATGTTGATGTTATGAGTGGTGGTAACCATAGCTGGGATAAGGATGAAGTTTTAAAGGAAATAGACAACATGGATAAGCTTTTGCGTCCTATAAATTTATCTGTATTTGCACCAGGGAGGGGTTTTATTATAAAGAATATTAACGGTGTAAGCATAATGGTTGTTAACGCTATTGGCAGGGTCTTTATGGAACCGTGTGATAATCCGTTTCTTATTTTAGATGAGGTAGCTGAAAGATATGCAAATATTAAAATAAAGATTGTTGATTTTCATGCCGAGGCCACAAGCGAGAAGGAAGCGTTGGGGTGGCATCTAGATGGTAAATTTTCTGCAATACTTGGCACACATACGCATGTTCAGACGGCGGATGAGAGGGTTCTGCCCAAGGGCACAGCGTACATAACCGATGTTGGCATGACCGGATGCCATGATGGGGTTTTGGGCTTTGGTTACAAGGAGGCTGTTGATAGGTTTTTGACGGGTATAAAAAAGAGATTAAAAGTGTGCAAAACCAATCTGAGATTGAACGGTTGTGTTGTTGAGGTTGATGAAGAAAGCGGCAGGGCCTTAAGTATAAAGAGGATAAACCTGCCTTATGAGTCTAAAACTTAA
- the prmC gene encoding peptide chain release factor N(5)-glutamine methyltransferase has translation MNIKEALQKTIQQLKQANIATYHIDALLILKDTIKKDDVYVLTNPQKELNDRQIEEIERLTNKRKLRYPMAYITHSKEFYGLEFYVDDRVLIPRPETELIVDVTLKIASDIKNPKIVDIGTGSGCIAITLSKLLDTHITASDISKEALNVAKLNAKRLDADISLINANGLDFLKNGIDIITTNPPYVLENEYELLSEDVKFEPKIALIPPSGNGFIEDLIEKAKQLTKWLIMEIGPSQLKIIKNSRYIYKIIRDFSNKERVAVFKF, from the coding sequence ATGAACATAAAAGAGGCGCTGCAAAAAACCATACAACAGCTAAAACAGGCCAATATAGCAACCTATCATATAGACGCCCTTCTTATACTAAAAGATACTATAAAAAAAGATGATGTATACGTACTAACGAATCCGCAAAAAGAGCTAAACGATAGACAAATAGAAGAAATAGAAAGACTAACAAATAAGCGAAAGCTCAGATACCCTATGGCATATATTACACATTCAAAGGAGTTTTATGGTCTTGAATTCTATGTGGATGATAGGGTTTTAATTCCAAGGCCAGAGACAGAGTTAATTGTCGATGTCACCCTAAAGATAGCATCAGATATAAAAAACCCTAAAATAGTTGACATAGGCACAGGAAGCGGATGCATCGCCATTACACTTTCAAAACTTCTCGACACCCACATAACAGCCTCAGATATATCCAAAGAGGCGCTAAATGTTGCAAAACTCAATGCAAAGAGGCTGGATGCCGATATTAGCCTTATAAACGCCAATGGCCTGGATTTTTTAAAAAACGGTATAGACATAATAACAACAAACCCACCATATGTATTGGAAAATGAGTACGAATTGCTTTCTGAAGATGTTAAGTTTGAACCCAAAATAGCACTTATACCGCCCTCGGGTAATGGATTTATCGAGGATCTAATAGAAAAAGCAAAACAACTAACAAAATGGCTTATTATGGAGATTGGGCCATCCCAACTCAAAATTATAAAAAACAGCCGCTATATCTATAAAATAATCAGGGATTTTTCAAACAAGGAGAGAGTTGCAGTATTTAAGTTTTAG
- a CDS encoding aspartate:alanine exchanger family transporter: MIHSDIFYLFLIIALGYLLGNIKIKGFSLDISAILIIALMAGHFGITIPQGFKFFGLALFIYAVGLQAGPGFFETIKENGLKFNIIALFLLVIIFGLTFGVAIYLNIPKDVAEGIFTGAISSAPALAAALEIKNLPNISIAFGVVYPFAIIATIMFVRFLPSIVKANINQEKRDFEERQHCLHPDIITKNFKITNESFKNKTIHKSQIEKLTTTIIERVESKYPTDPSDEDAILHYGDIVRASGTEDQLDNLKIILGEEVEDTYTFHDDMKVFRLLVTNRDIVGKKIGEIKELKSLHAVITKVRRSGIDIPPYKSLTLLLGDKLYVVAPRKHEKKLIGLIGNDLLRYPAADFLPISFGIVIGIFVGSIPFSIPYLGTVKFSFVGGILITALILGRLGRTGKIVWQLSPHSNSLMKVLGQLIFLATIGTNSGKYLFESIKNHGWISVIIGLSAILLPLFLSTFIMRKLMKMNLFDIMGVLSGAMTSTPSLTMANNITASDYPSIGYAAVYPFAMVLSIILAQIGAKLI; this comes from the coding sequence ATGATCCATTCGGATATTTTCTACCTATTTTTAATTATAGCCTTAGGCTATCTATTAGGCAATATAAAGATAAAGGGTTTTTCCTTAGATATCTCTGCTATACTCATTATAGCTTTAATGGCTGGCCATTTCGGCATCACCATACCCCAAGGATTTAAGTTTTTTGGCTTGGCTCTATTTATTTATGCTGTAGGTCTACAGGCTGGACCAGGTTTTTTCGAAACGATAAAAGAAAATGGCCTAAAGTTCAATATAATAGCATTGTTTCTGCTTGTAATCATATTCGGTTTAACCTTTGGTGTGGCTATATATTTAAATATTCCAAAGGATGTAGCAGAAGGCATCTTTACGGGAGCCATCTCCAGTGCACCGGCTTTAGCTGCAGCTTTAGAGATTAAAAACCTGCCAAATATATCGATTGCTTTTGGTGTAGTCTATCCATTTGCAATTATTGCAACAATAATGTTCGTAAGATTCCTACCGTCAATTGTCAAAGCAAATATAAATCAAGAAAAAAGGGATTTTGAGGAAAGGCAGCACTGCTTACACCCAGACATTATCACGAAAAACTTCAAAATCACAAATGAGAGTTTTAAAAACAAAACCATTCACAAATCACAGATAGAAAAACTAACAACAACAATAATTGAAAGGGTTGAATCCAAATACCCCACAGACCCGTCCGATGAGGATGCAATTCTCCATTACGGGGATATAGTGCGAGCCTCAGGCACAGAAGACCAATTAGATAACCTAAAAATTATTTTAGGGGAAGAAGTTGAGGATACATACACCTTTCATGATGATATGAAGGTTTTTAGACTACTTGTAACAAACAGGGACATAGTGGGCAAAAAAATTGGCGAAATCAAAGAATTAAAGTCTCTACATGCAGTAATAACAAAGGTAAGACGCTCAGGCATAGATATACCTCCATATAAAAGTCTAACCCTGCTGCTCGGAGATAAACTCTACGTTGTTGCCCCAAGAAAACATGAAAAAAAGTTAATCGGGTTAATAGGTAATGATCTATTAAGATATCCCGCTGCCGATTTTTTACCCATATCATTTGGTATAGTCATAGGAATATTTGTAGGAAGCATACCATTTAGCATACCATATCTTGGCACTGTAAAATTTAGTTTTGTGGGTGGAATCCTAATAACGGCTTTGATTTTAGGAAGACTTGGAAGAACAGGAAAAATTGTCTGGCAGCTATCTCCACATTCCAATTCACTCATGAAGGTTCTGGGCCAGTTAATTTTTCTTGCAACTATAGGAACAAACTCGGGGAAATATCTTTTTGAGTCGATAAAAAACCATGGCTGGATTAGTGTAATTATAGGACTTTCCGCCATTCTTCTGCCACTTTTTTTGTCTACATTTATCATGAGAAAACTTATGAAGATGAATTTATTCGATATCATGGGAGTACTATCCGGTGCTATGACTTCAACCCCATCACTAACCATGGCAAACAATATAACAGCATCGGATTACCCTTCTATTGGTTATGCAGCCGTCTACCCATTTGCTATGGTATTATCCATTATACTTGCACAAATTGGCGCAAAACTTATTTAA
- a CDS encoding lysylphosphatidylglycerol synthase transmembrane domain-containing protein — MVKFLIKIAISIGLILLLLYKIDTNAFIKTLTKIGLVQFLGLALLYLTSQIISSIRWHMIIKSLGGDIPVGSLFKLYLMGMFANLFLPSIIGGDGVKAYILSKQIGWQKSVSSIFLERYNGLLALLTLSVISLIVFFKLFSIKIAILIITANIFAIVSILSLRFFKHPKLKKFYQDIVMFHKSNKLMIVSILSILVQITVIAVYILVGRLFGFKVSIAYYFAFIPIITLISFLPISFNGIGVREFSFVYFFKIAHLSSTQSVSLSIAVFFVVVFCSLLGGIFYLDGRTLKEIRGVRKGT, encoded by the coding sequence ATGGTAAAATTTTTAATAAAAATCGCCATAAGCATAGGGCTCATACTTCTGTTGCTTTACAAAATAGACACAAACGCATTCATAAAGACATTGACCAAAATAGGCCTGGTGCAATTTTTGGGTCTTGCCCTGCTGTACTTAACCTCACAAATAATTAGCAGTATAAGATGGCACATGATAATAAAGAGTTTAGGAGGAGATATCCCTGTTGGCAGTCTATTTAAACTCTACCTTATGGGTATGTTTGCAAATCTGTTTCTACCGAGCATAATTGGAGGTGATGGGGTTAAGGCATACATACTCTCTAAACAGATAGGCTGGCAAAAATCCGTAAGCTCAATATTCTTAGAAAGATATAATGGGCTTTTGGCCTTACTTACTCTATCAGTTATAAGCTTAATTGTATTCTTTAAGCTTTTTAGTATCAAAATAGCCATTTTAATCATAACCGCAAATATATTTGCTATAGTAAGTATCCTTTCTTTAAGGTTTTTTAAACATCCAAAACTAAAAAAATTCTATCAAGATATTGTTATGTTTCACAAAAGCAATAAGTTAATGATAGTGAGTATTCTATCAATATTGGTTCAAATAACTGTGATAGCCGTTTATATTTTAGTGGGCAGGTTGTTCGGGTTTAAGGTTAGTATCGCCTACTATTTTGCCTTTATACCTATCATAACGCTCATAAGCTTTCTGCCTATATCCTTTAATGGAATAGGAGTGCGAGAGTTCTCTTTTGTTTATTTTTTCAAAATTGCACACCTAAGCTCCACACAATCGGTAAGCTTGAGTATTGCAGTATTTTTTGTGGTTGTATTCTGCAGTCTTTTAGGGGGTATTTTTTATTTAGATGGACGAACACTTAAAGAAATTAGAGGCGTTCGCAAAGGAACATAA
- a CDS encoding MFS transporter has protein sequence MDKKKKNYLLGVAHGVFYFASNGFVDYTTVLPTFLKYLVNSNSLIGFVAAIARGGSIFFQLLSAFWLQGKKKKPYLVFSLWVRFLSWVMIAASSFVLLPSHPIIELVVFIVFISLFSFAGGIATIPFYDIISHNIPSQLLGRFWAMRQFIGGILAVGSGYAVKLILNNYGFPKGYQLLFVLAALGFGFTSLSLGLMDEGFEEQKQNRSFVAFLGDALSLLKNNPRFRGLVFSEFLSHSIFMCLPFVAIYTSSKLGMPTSKIGYFVSIQMVGSIASNLFWGYFADKKGARFIIITTNMLALLVPLFSLIFKNPVLFLAVFFVMGAYMHGTFIGYTNYLLKIAPSQQRPTYVSIRGTFNALSYFLPALGGYIADGFSFEVLFIVTLSFSFAALIVSLRLK, from the coding sequence ATGGATAAGAAAAAAAAGAACTATCTCTTGGGTGTAGCCCACGGCGTATTTTACTTTGCATCAAACGGATTTGTTGATTACACCACCGTTTTACCTACATTCTTGAAATATCTTGTAAATTCAAACTCGTTGATTGGTTTTGTTGCTGCAATAGCAAGGGGTGGTTCAATATTCTTTCAACTTCTGAGTGCTTTCTGGCTTCAGGGAAAGAAAAAGAAACCCTACCTTGTTTTTTCATTATGGGTCAGGTTTTTAAGCTGGGTTATGATAGCAGCATCATCATTTGTACTGCTTCCATCCCATCCGATAATCGAGCTGGTTGTTTTTATTGTATTTATAAGCTTGTTTTCCTTTGCAGGTGGCATAGCTACCATACCGTTTTACGATATAATCTCTCACAATATACCTTCTCAACTTTTGGGTCGATTTTGGGCAATGCGCCAATTTATAGGAGGTATTTTAGCTGTCGGCAGTGGTTATGCTGTAAAGTTGATTTTGAATAATTACGGTTTCCCTAAAGGTTACCAGCTTTTGTTTGTTTTAGCTGCTCTTGGATTTGGATTTACATCTTTGAGTTTGGGCTTGATGGATGAAGGATTTGAGGAGCAAAAACAAAATAGATCGTTTGTGGCTTTTCTTGGGGATGCCCTGTCTCTTTTAAAAAATAACCCTCGATTTAGAGGGTTGGTCTTTTCTGAATTTTTGAGTCATTCTATTTTTATGTGTTTGCCCTTTGTAGCCATTTACACAAGCAGTAAGCTCGGTATGCCTACATCTAAGATAGGTTATTTTGTATCTATACAGATGGTTGGCAGTATTGCCTCCAATCTGTTTTGGGGGTATTTTGCAGACAAAAAGGGTGCAAGATTTATTATTATTACGACCAACATGTTGGCACTGCTTGTACCCCTTTTTAGTTTAATCTTTAAAAATCCTGTGCTGTTTTTGGCGGTGTTTTTTGTTATGGGTGCATATATGCACGGCACATTTATAGGTTATACCAATTATTTACTAAAAATTGCTCCATCCCAACAAAGACCTACCTATGTCAGTATAAGGGGTACATTTAACGCCCTCTCCTATTTTTTACCCGCTTTGGGTGGATATATAGCTGATGGTTTTTCTTTTGAGGTGCTATTTATCGTGACCTTGAGTTTTTCATTTGCCGCTTTGATTGTTTCTTTAAGGCTTAAATAA